In Sorghum bicolor cultivar BTx623 chromosome 10, Sorghum_bicolor_NCBIv3, whole genome shotgun sequence, one genomic interval encodes:
- the LOC8063821 gene encoding disease resistance protein RPM1, whose protein sequence is MADALFVVLRKVALSLGEGALVKIGTDVVEAAPILTDFEHGMRQIEGELLILQAFIGQVRMQKAGDKAFHAWLDQVRDVSHEVEDIVDEYAYLTAQDVDTSSFFKRKFHQVKNFAAWQKLPVRISQVEARIQRLSEMRNRYGISVGEQDRSSKLQQSNQLSVSDSAYLTDDSEIVGHAEEIGRLTQWLLEEKQDRTLIAIFGMGGLGKTTVASSVYKNQKIRRDFDCHAWVTVSQTYQVEELLREIMNQLTEQRSSLASGFMTMNRMKLVEIIQSYLRDKKYFIVLDDVWEKDAWSFLNYAFVKNNCGSKVLITTRRKDVSSLAVHNRVIELKTLNYAESWELFCKKAFFALEGNICPKNLTSLAKKIADKCQGLPLAIIAIGSILSYHALDEWEWAFFYNQLNWQLANNSELSWISTVLNLSLDDLPSHLRSCFLYCSLFPEDHWIKRKQIAKLWIAEGFVEERGDGTTMEEVAEHYLAELTHRSLLQVIERNANGRPRTFVMHDLVREVTSITAEKEKFAVIHGHVGATQLSHNARRLCIQNSAHSQNYLGNSHLRSFILFDSLVPSSWIYDVSSHFRLLRVLSLRFTNIEQVPCMVTELYNLRYLDISYTKVKQIPASFRKLVHLQVLDLRFSYVEELPLEITMLTNLRHLHAVVVRDFQERSLNCFSATKIPGNICGLKNLQSLHTVSANNDLVSQLGKLTLMRSLTIMSVRQSYIAELWNSLTKMPNLSVLIIFASDMDEILDLRMLRPLPNLKFFWLAGKMMGGMLPLIFNKFEKLTRLKLDWSGLNKDPISSFSYMLTLVDLWLFGAYYGEHLSFCAGWFPNLKTLHIADMEHLTQIKIEDGTMMGLHHLELVGLRNMRVVPKGIKYIRTLRQMFLTDMPKELVESLRGSDSHIVQHVPNIHIFDSTDSEAVNNFIFWPYLAKKYGSGATKYDPRK, encoded by the coding sequence ATGGCAGATGCGCTGTTTGTTGTTCTCAGAAAAGTTGCCCTTTCCCTGGGAGAAGGCGCACTGGTGAAGATTGGCACGGATGTGGTTGAGGCAGCGCCGATCTTGACAGATTTTGAGCATGGCATGAGACAGATCGAGGGTGAGCTCTTGATCCTGCAGGCCTTTATTGGGCAGGTCCGAATGCAGAAAGCCGGTGACAAGGCATTTCACGCATGGTTGGACCAGGTTAGAGATGTCTCCCATGAGGTGGAAGATATCGTTGACGAGTATGCTTACCTTACTGCGCAAGACGTGGATACAAGCAGCTTCTTCAAGAGAAAGTTCCATCAGGTGAAGAACTTTGCGGCATGGCAGAAGTTACCAGTCCGGATcagtcaagtggaagctcggattCAGAGGCTATCTGAAATGAGGAATCGTTATGGGATTTCTGTAGGTGAGCAAGACAGGAGTAGCAAGTTGCAGCAATCCAATCAACTCTCTGTGTCAGATTCTGCTTACTTAACTGATGACTCTGAAATAGTAGGGCATGCCGAGGAAATTGGGAGACTGACACAATGGTTACTTGAGGAGAAACAAGACCGAACTCTAATAGCCATCTTCggtatgggaggtctaggtaaAACTACCGTTGCAAGCAGTGTCTACAAGAACCAAAAGATCAGGAGAGATTTTGATTGTCATGCGTGGGTTACTGTATCTCAGACTTACCAAGTTGAAGAGCTTCTGAGAGAAATCATGAATCAGTTAACAGAGCAGAGATCAAGTTTGGCAAGTGGCTTCATGACCATGAATCGCATGAAATTAGTTGAGATAATACAGAGCTATTTGCGTGACAAAAAATATTTCATTGTCTTAGATGATGTATGGGAGAAAGATGCTTGGTCATTTCTGAACTATGCATTTGTCAAAAACAACTGCGGAAGTAAAGTGCTGATAACAACCCGGAGAAAAGATGTGTCTTCTTTGGCAGTTCACAATCGTGTAATTGAACTTAAAACTCTTAACTATGCTGAATCATGGGAACTATTCTGCAAAAAGGCGTTTTTTGCATTGGAGGGCAACATATGTCCTAAGAATCTCACATCTTTGGCAAAGAAAATTGCTGATAAGTGTCAAGGATTGCCATTGGCTATTATAGCCATCGGAAGTATCCTATCATACCATGCATTAGATGAATGGGAGTGGGCATTTTTCTACAACCAACTTAATTGGCAGTTAGCTAACAATTCAGAGCTAAGCTGGATCTCTACTGTCTTGAATCTGAGCTTGGATGATCTCCCAAGTCATCTGAGGAGCTGCTTTCTATACTGCAGCCTATTTCCTGAAGATCACTGGATTAAAAGAAAACAGATAGCCAAGTTATGGATTGCGGAAGGTTTTGTGGAAGAGAGAGGGGATGGGACAAcaatggaggaagttgctgagCATTACCTTGCAGAGCTAACTCACCGTTCTCTTCTTCAGGTCATAGAAAGGAATGCAAATGGAAGGCCAAGAACATTTGTTATGCATGATCTTGTGCGGGAAGTAACCTCAATAACTGCTGAAAAGGAAAAGTTTGCGGTTATACACGGCCATGTTGGTGCAACCCAACTTTCCCATAATGCCCGCCGCTTGTGCATCCAAAACAGTGCACATTCCCAAAACTATTTAGGAAATTCACATCTCCGGTCATTCATTTTGTTTGACAGTCTAGTACCATCTTCCTGGATATATGATGTCTCATCACATTTCAGACTGCTGAGGGTCTTAAGCTTAAGATTTACCAATATTGAACAAGTGCCATGCATGGTCACAGAATTGTATAACTTGCGTTATCTGGATATTTCGTACACAAAAGTCAAGCAGATACCTGCATCATTCAGAAAACTCGTGCACCTTCAAGTTTTAGATCTCAGATTCAGCTATGTGGAGGAGTTGCCATTGGAAATAACTATGCTAACTAATTTACGTCATTTACATGCTGTTGTAGTTCGTGATTTTCAAGAAAGATCACTGAATTGCTTCAGTGCTACAAAAATTCCTGGCAATATTTGTGGTCTAAAGAATCTTCAATCTTTACATACGGTTTCAGCTAATAATGATCTGGTTTCACAGCTAGGAAAGTTGACCCTTATGAGAAGCTTGACTATAATGAGTGTGCGGCAAAGCTACATTGCAGAGCTATGGAACTCCCTGACAAAAATGCCTAACCTGAGTGTCCTGATTATTTTTGCGTCTGATATGGATGAGATTCTTGACTTGAGAATGCTGAGGCCCTTACCTAACCTTAAGTTCTTCTGGCTGGCAGGAAAGATGATGGGAGGCATGCTCCCATTGATATTCAATAAGTTTGAAAAGCTAACACGGTTAAAATTGGACTGGTCTGGTCTGAATAAGGACCCTATAAGCTCCTTCTCTTACATGTTAACTCTAGTTGATCTGTGGCTGTTCGGGGCATATTATGGGGAACATTTATCTTTTTGTGCAGGATGGTTCCCCAATCTCAAAACTCTTCATATTGCTGATATGGAACATCTGACTCAAATTAAGATAGAGGATGGAACAATGATGGGTCTACATCATCTGGAACTTGTTGGTTTAAGGAATATGAGGGTAGTACCTAAGGGTATCAAGTATATTAGAACACTCCGTCAGATGTTTCTGACTGA